In Cloacibacterium caeni, a single window of DNA contains:
- a CDS encoding BamA/TamA family outer membrane protein, producing the protein MSSKHFFKYFQKYHIFLSFAILVWFLYACNSTKKVPNGEYLLTKNNFEYVDRKDFDEEIPNFVSQKPNKKDLYLFPTRLWIYNMANAKYDSILNEYQTFPRQMRNQKLRDSLYVKYNHPELKGNSLFWNRVWHSLGKPPIILEQGKTETSANSIKKFLVYKGFWDAHVDFSHKLDSAAKKAQANYKITYKDPTYINGYYYNIPYENIRNIYEQKITESKVKSGDVLDQEKLEDEVKRITELMQEKGYYSFNRDGGEIYFTADTLQSRKQVPLTMDILKDTLKTPYKQYTIGNVEIQYLEKLTDTANVDVKEYENAIIKRIDDQYKVKALWRPITLKKGEIYNQKNLDLTKRNFLALNNFSIASYKASPDKYSNPNDTIINVKYKLIPLPKYNFKTALDLHYSQILNLGFSPSAELTARNIFGGAENFTGSVSGTFGTVFDEKNPNALFNASEYSLQFGLNFPRLLLPFNTEKFVPNKYSPVSTVNLGASVQNNIGMDRINVNAGLNYFITVNEVISHRLSVFNTQFSFTRNKDKYYDLFKTEGDIKDGIFNLYDIYNPGAINLDTEAKSRLLLNDTGFANSLSPTGLDLLLNFRQSTIKKDRLTQDVLINSLAYNYIYNEIGKKGYQNPFFLDAKVELAGNLLSIFSKNNTDSGVLTNSKTIFGIPISQFVKFDIDARKYFTFKNKSQFIVRQFIGVGIPYGNSSNMPFIRSYFNGGSNDIRAWIAFGGLGPADTQIDQKVRAYMMDNVKLTTNIEYRYPFNEMFEGAVFADAGNIWSTKDSGIGDEFKFNKFISQMGLGSGFGLRMHVAYITVRIDLAYKLHDPNQPKGERWVFDKIKPFKPTFNFSIGYPF; encoded by the coding sequence ATGAGCAGTAAGCATTTTTTTAAATATTTTCAAAAATACCACATATTTTTATCTTTTGCAATCCTCGTTTGGTTTCTTTACGCTTGTAACAGTACCAAGAAAGTTCCGAATGGTGAGTATTTATTGACCAAAAATAATTTTGAATATGTAGACCGAAAAGATTTCGATGAAGAAATCCCGAATTTTGTCAGTCAAAAACCCAATAAAAAAGACCTCTATCTGTTCCCTACTCGTTTATGGATTTATAACATGGCGAATGCGAAATATGACAGCATTCTAAACGAGTATCAAACGTTTCCGAGACAAATGAGAAATCAAAAACTAAGAGATTCTCTTTATGTGAAATACAATCATCCAGAATTGAAGGGCAATAGTTTGTTTTGGAACAGAGTTTGGCATTCTTTAGGGAAACCTCCTATTATTTTAGAGCAAGGAAAAACCGAAACCAGTGCCAATTCCATTAAAAAATTCTTGGTGTATAAAGGATTTTGGGACGCTCATGTCGATTTTTCTCACAAACTCGATTCGGCGGCAAAAAAAGCACAAGCCAATTACAAAATCACGTATAAAGATCCCACTTATATCAACGGATATTACTACAATATTCCCTACGAAAACATCCGAAATATTTACGAACAGAAAATTACAGAATCTAAAGTAAAATCAGGAGATGTTTTAGACCAAGAAAAATTAGAAGACGAGGTAAAAAGAATTACCGAACTCATGCAAGAAAAAGGTTATTATAGCTTCAATAGAGATGGTGGCGAAATTTATTTTACGGCAGACACTTTGCAAAGCAGAAAGCAAGTTCCACTCACCATGGATATTTTGAAAGACACGTTAAAAACACCTTATAAACAGTATACTATAGGTAACGTAGAAATTCAATATTTAGAAAAACTTACTGACACAGCCAATGTAGACGTAAAAGAATACGAAAATGCCATCATTAAAAGAATAGATGACCAATACAAGGTTAAAGCACTTTGGAGACCTATTACGCTTAAAAAAGGTGAAATTTACAACCAAAAAAATCTAGACCTTACCAAAAGAAATTTCCTAGCGCTTAATAATTTCAGCATTGCCAGTTATAAAGCTTCTCCAGACAAATACAGCAATCCGAATGATACAATTATCAATGTAAAATACAAACTCATTCCGTTACCGAAATACAATTTTAAAACGGCGCTCGATTTACATTATTCTCAAATTTTGAATCTTGGCTTTTCGCCATCAGCAGAATTAACGGCGAGAAATATTTTTGGTGGCGCCGAAAACTTTACGGGAAGTGTTTCTGGAACTTTTGGTACCGTTTTCGATGAAAAAAATCCTAATGCGTTGTTTAACGCTTCTGAATATTCCCTTCAATTTGGGTTGAATTTCCCAAGATTGCTCTTGCCTTTTAACACCGAAAAATTCGTCCCAAACAAATATTCGCCTGTTTCTACAGTGAATTTAGGTGCTTCTGTACAGAATAATATTGGAATGGACAGAATCAACGTGAACGCTGGATTGAATTATTTTATCACGGTGAATGAAGTGATTTCTCATAGATTATCTGTTTTTAACACTCAGTTTTCATTTACTCGAAATAAGGATAAATATTATGATTTATTCAAAACGGAAGGAGATATTAAAGACGGAATTTTTAATCTCTATGATATCTATAATCCAGGTGCTATTAATTTAGACACTGAAGCCAAATCTAGATTATTGCTTAATGATACAGGTTTTGCGAATAGTCTTTCGCCAACTGGTTTAGATTTATTGCTCAATTTCAGACAGTCTACCATTAAAAAAGACCGATTAACTCAAGACGTTCTCATCAATTCTTTGGCTTACAATTATATCTATAATGAAATCGGGAAAAAAGGCTATCAAAACCCATTCTTTTTAGATGCTAAAGTAGAATTGGCTGGGAATTTATTGAGTATTTTCAGTAAAAACAATACCGATTCTGGAGTTTTAACGAATAGCAAAACCATTTTCGGCATTCCGATTTCACAGTTTGTGAAATTTGATATTGATGCGAGAAAATATTTCACTTTCAAAAACAAATCACAGTTTATTGTAAGACAATTTATTGGTGTAGGAATTCCTTATGGAAATTCTAGCAATATGCCATTTATCCGTTCGTATTTCAATGGGGGAAGTAATGACATCAGAGCTTGGATTGCTTTTGGTGGATTAGGTCCTGCAGACACACAAATCGATCAAAAAGTGAGAGCTTATATGATGGATAACGTAAAATTGACCACCAACATAGAATACAGATATCCATTTAATGAAATGTTTGAAGGCGCCGTTTTTGCAGATGCTGGAAACATTTGGAGCACCAAAGATTCAGGAATTGGCGATGAATTTAAGTTCAATAAATTTATTTCTCAAATGGGATTGGGTTCTGGTTTCGGATTGAGAATGCATGTAGCCTACATTACGGTAAGAATAGATTTAGCCTACAAACTACACGACCCAAATCAGCCAAAAGGCGAAAGATGGGTTTTTGACAAAATAAAACCATTTAAGCCAACCTTCAACTTCTCGATTGGTTATCCTTTCTAA
- a CDS encoding M20/M25/M40 family metallo-hydrolase translates to MKKNVIVLALLNSVFLFSQERNLRNIQQLTDGGDNAEAYFSPNGKFLTMQVTNKNLGAECDQIFAYDLSKDYSKKSDNLQLISTGKGRTTCSFFMPDNQHILYASTHEANSACPAPPVSKDGKYLWAIYPEFDIYMADLSGQIVKKLTDVPGYDAEAVVSPDGKKIVFTSTRTGDLELWTMDIDGKNLKQLTFGLGYDGGAFFSHDSKKIVFRASRPKTDAEIKEYKDYLAQNLVAPTNMEIYTINADGTDLKQITHLGKANWAPYFTPNDKKIIFSSNHHSTRGYDFQLYTIDLEGKNLKQITYESEFNAFPMFSKDGKKLVFSSNRNQSKPRETNVFIADWVDTDEAENVNETQLKNHLTYLASDELQGRLAGSEGEQKAANYIQKYFKKLGLKTHLQPFEYSIKLNPHDENSSTPSKGTNVIGYLDNKAAKTIVIGAHYDHLGLNQHHQSTLMNSDGQIHNGADDNASGVSAVMELARIFAKNKTQEKINYVFALFSAEEDGLIGSKKFAENVKSQYPNVVTMINMDMVGRLDKDKNLTIGGVGSSPIFPDLVKKVKPAGYNITLDESGVGPSDHTSFYLKDIPVLFLFTGTHADYHKPSDDSDKINFDGVKTITQYVFGIANELSQKSEIPFTKTKTTSTKSVPKYKVTLGIMPSYADSKDGLHIDGVTDNRPAVVAGIQSGDILTQIGDCKITEVYSYMDCLSKLNAGDEKEVTVIRNGETKVFKVKF, encoded by the coding sequence ATGAAGAAAAATGTAATCGTTCTTGCACTGCTTAACAGTGTTTTCTTATTTTCACAAGAAAGAAATCTTAGAAATATTCAGCAACTGACTGATGGTGGAGATAATGCCGAAGCGTATTTCTCTCCCAATGGAAAATTCCTGACAATGCAAGTCACCAATAAAAATTTGGGAGCAGAATGTGACCAGATTTTTGCCTATGATTTATCGAAGGATTATTCTAAAAAATCTGACAATCTACAATTAATTTCTACAGGAAAAGGAAGAACAACCTGCTCTTTCTTTATGCCAGATAACCAACATATTCTCTACGCTTCTACACACGAAGCGAACAGTGCTTGTCCAGCTCCGCCTGTTTCTAAAGATGGAAAATATCTTTGGGCAATTTATCCAGAATTTGACATTTATATGGCAGATTTGAGCGGGCAAATTGTCAAAAAATTAACAGATGTTCCTGGTTATGATGCAGAAGCGGTGGTTTCTCCAGACGGTAAAAAAATTGTTTTCACTTCTACCAGAACAGGAGATTTAGAACTTTGGACGATGGATATTGATGGGAAAAATCTGAAACAACTTACCTTCGGTTTAGGTTATGATGGTGGCGCGTTTTTCTCTCATGATTCTAAAAAAATTGTATTTCGTGCTTCTAGACCAAAAACCGATGCTGAAATCAAAGAATACAAAGATTATTTGGCTCAAAATCTAGTTGCACCTACCAATATGGAAATCTACACCATCAATGCTGATGGAACAGATTTAAAACAAATTACGCACCTTGGAAAAGCGAATTGGGCGCCATATTTCACTCCAAATGACAAGAAAATTATTTTCTCCAGTAATCATCATTCTACGAGAGGTTATGATTTCCAGTTGTACACCATAGATTTAGAAGGAAAAAATCTGAAACAAATTACCTACGAAAGTGAATTCAATGCGTTCCCGATGTTCTCTAAAGACGGGAAAAAATTGGTTTTCAGCAGCAATAGAAATCAGTCGAAGCCGAGAGAAACCAATGTTTTCATCGCAGATTGGGTAGACACAGACGAAGCAGAAAATGTAAACGAAACTCAACTTAAAAATCATCTTACTTATCTTGCTAGTGATGAGTTACAAGGCAGATTAGCAGGAAGTGAAGGCGAGCAAAAAGCTGCAAATTATATTCAGAAATATTTTAAAAAATTAGGACTTAAAACCCATTTACAACCGTTTGAATATTCCATTAAACTGAATCCACACGATGAAAATTCTTCTACTCCAAGTAAAGGAACCAACGTGATAGGATATTTAGACAATAAAGCCGCTAAAACGATTGTTATTGGTGCACATTATGACCATTTAGGATTGAACCAACATCATCAATCTACACTCATGAATTCTGACGGACAAATTCACAATGGTGCAGATGACAATGCTTCTGGCGTTTCGGCAGTGATGGAATTGGCGAGAATTTTTGCCAAAAATAAGACTCAGGAAAAAATAAATTACGTTTTTGCACTTTTCTCAGCGGAAGAAGACGGACTGATTGGCTCTAAAAAATTCGCAGAAAATGTAAAATCTCAATATCCTAATGTAGTCACCATGATTAATATGGATATGGTAGGAAGATTAGACAAAGATAAAAACCTTACGATAGGAGGTGTAGGTTCCTCTCCTATTTTCCCAGATTTGGTAAAAAAAGTGAAACCTGCAGGTTATAATATTACGCTTGATGAATCTGGAGTTGGTCCTTCTGACCACACCAGCTTTTATCTGAAAGATATTCCTGTTTTATTCTTGTTTACTGGAACGCATGCAGATTATCACAAACCAAGTGATGACAGTGATAAAATAAATTTCGATGGCGTAAAAACCATCACCCAATATGTTTTTGGCATTGCGAACGAACTTTCTCAAAAATCTGAAATTCCGTTTACGAAGACCAAAACCACTTCTACCAAATCTGTCCCAAAATACAAAGTAACACTAGGAATTATGCCAAGTTATGCGGATTCTAAAGATGGTTTGCACATTGACGGAGTTACTGATAACAGACCTGCTGTAGTTGCAGGAATTCAGTCTGGAGATATTCTTACCCAAATTGGAGATTGCAAAATCACAGAAGTCTATTCTTACATGGATTGTTTATCAAAACTCAATGCTGGAGACGAAAAAGAAGTTACCGTGATTAGAAATGGGGAAACGAAAGTTTTTAAGGTGAAGTTTTAA
- a CDS encoding ATP-dependent Clp protease adaptor ClpS: MKFYDNPQREYQEEVALLEQEDEVYKLVLHNDDVNTFDFVIECLIEICKHTLEQAEQCTILVHYKGKCTVKTGSMELLKPMHEKLISRGLTSEIV, encoded by the coding sequence ATGAAATTTTACGATAATCCTCAAAGAGAATATCAAGAAGAAGTAGCGCTTCTAGAACAGGAAGACGAAGTCTATAAATTAGTGCTGCATAATGATGATGTAAACACTTTTGATTTCGTGATAGAGTGTTTAATCGAAATTTGTAAACATACGCTAGAACAAGCCGAACAATGCACCATTTTGGTTCATTATAAAGGCAAATGCACCGTGAAAACAGGTAGCATGGAACTTCTAAAACCCATGCACGAAAAATTAATTTCCAGAGGTCTTACTTCTGAGATTGTATAA
- a CDS encoding hemolysin family protein produces MDYDSVVKLLIALLLVLLNGFFVAAEFSIVKVRYSQIQIKAAEGNKMAKQAEHIIKHLDAYLSATQLGITLASLALGWVGESALEHVFHGIFSYFNINIAPAMITTISVVVSFLIITVMHIVFGELVPKSIAIRKSEATTLFISAPLRLFYNIFKPFIWLMNLFSNAFLKLIGIHPASEHDIHSTEELQLLVKQSADSGEIEEENYEIIKNAFDFTDHTAKQVMVPRQNIISIDIEDDKEEILKQIIDCGYSRIPVFKNSIDNIIGLFYTKEIMREYIKNKDLDLKEFLREAFFVVGSKKISDLLNVFQQKKQHLAIVIDEFGGTEGILTLEDILEELVGEIQDEEDDEDKIVDQVGENVFWVKATQPLEEINEHLPKELSEVGEYNTLAGFILHQLEDIPEENQEFDIDDYHFKILKMNNKSVELVELVYEPKDIVDDLTEEISEI; encoded by the coding sequence ATGGATTACGATAGTGTCGTCAAACTTCTTATTGCATTATTACTAGTATTACTAAACGGTTTTTTCGTAGCGGCGGAATTCTCCATCGTTAAGGTTCGTTATTCTCAGATTCAAATTAAGGCTGCCGAAGGAAACAAAATGGCGAAACAAGCCGAACACATCATCAAACATTTAGATGCTTATTTATCTGCTACACAATTAGGGATTACCTTAGCTTCATTAGCATTAGGTTGGGTAGGAGAAAGCGCTCTGGAACATGTTTTCCATGGCATATTCTCTTATTTCAATATCAATATTGCACCTGCAATGATTACGACAATTTCTGTAGTAGTCAGTTTTTTAATCATTACCGTAATGCATATTGTTTTTGGGGAATTAGTGCCTAAATCTATTGCTATTAGAAAATCAGAAGCCACTACATTATTCATTTCTGCACCATTAAGATTATTCTACAATATTTTCAAACCATTTATTTGGTTAATGAATTTATTTTCAAATGCTTTTTTGAAATTAATAGGAATCCATCCCGCTTCTGAACACGATATTCACTCTACAGAAGAACTTCAATTATTGGTAAAACAATCTGCTGACAGCGGTGAGATAGAAGAAGAAAACTACGAAATTATTAAAAATGCTTTTGATTTTACAGACCACACTGCAAAACAAGTGATGGTGCCTCGTCAAAACATTATTTCAATTGATATAGAAGATGATAAAGAAGAAATTTTAAAACAAATCATCGATTGTGGATATTCTAGAATCCCAGTGTTTAAAAACTCGATTGATAATATTATCGGACTTTTCTACACCAAGGAAATTATGAGAGAATACATCAAAAACAAAGACCTTGATTTAAAAGAGTTTTTGAGAGAAGCATTCTTCGTGGTAGGAAGCAAAAAGATTTCAGACCTGTTAAATGTTTTCCAACAAAAGAAACAGCATTTAGCCATCGTTATCGATGAATTTGGAGGTACAGAAGGTATTCTTACTTTAGAAGATATTTTAGAAGAATTGGTAGGCGAAATTCAAGATGAAGAGGATGATGAAGATAAAATCGTAGACCAAGTAGGAGAAAACGTTTTCTGGGTAAAAGCAACTCAACCTTTAGAAGAAATAAACGAACATTTACCGAAAGAATTATCAGAAGTTGGTGAATACAATACTTTAGCTGGATTTATCCTGCATCAATTAGAAGATATTCCAGAAGAAAATCAGGAGTTCGATATCGATGATTATCATTTCAAAATTTTGAAAATGAATAATAAGTCGGTGGAATTGGTAGAATTGGTGTACGAACCAAAAGATATTGTAGATGACTTAACCGAAGAAATTAGCGAAATCTAA